A genomic window from Salvia hispanica cultivar TCC Black 2014 chromosome 5, UniMelb_Shisp_WGS_1.0, whole genome shotgun sequence includes:
- the LOC125188476 gene encoding exocyst complex component EXO70B1-like, with translation MADNGEEKLIAVARHIAKTLGHTDSMTDDILKIFSNFDGRLRDKLSDDGIEQTLKSLDRRLSRYISLDAPIWSNSVDVSSFLHAVDQLIAAVRDWAPLAAHKRVAACLARAEDLLQQTMLRLEDEFRALIESGGGGSTDSTRHHPDYSDDDGSIEEDEDTSIPVAEPVADYDDLLIDALPPGTVGDLHEIAKRMAAAGYEKECCAAYGACRREYLEQSLSRLGLPKLSIDEVQRMQWSQLEDEIERWIKAINVTLRVLLPSERRLCDRVFSGFPSDADLSFTEVCKGSIIQLLNFADAVAISSRSPERLFKVLDVYEAIRDLMPEFELLFIDEFCLPLRNEAITVWKRLGEVIRGIFLELDNLIRRDPAKSAVPGGGLHPITRYVMNYLCAACRSRLTLEQVFEESGDADYGKGETVSPSSLSAQLAWIMELLDSNLEAKSRVYKDAALGSVFMMNNGRYIVQKVKDNELGALLGDDWIRKNMAKVRQYHVKYQRSCWGKLLSYLKVDHSNSASSNGTSSKALREQLKLFNASFEEICRNQSSWVIFDEQLKEELKISVSGHLTPAYRNFIGRLQGCADLGRHTDRYIRYSLEDVEARINGLFQGTAAGAGRK, from the coding sequence ATGGCGGATAACGGCGAGGAGAAGCTCATTGCGGTTGCCCGCCACATCGCTAAAACCCTAGGCCACACCGACTCTATGACCGACGATATTCTTAAGATTTTCAGCAATTTCGACGGTAGATTGCGCGATAAGCTCTCCGACGATGGAATCGAGCAGACGCTCAAGTCCCTCGACCGCCGCCTCTCCCGTTATATCTCCCTCGACGCCCCGATTTGGTCCAATTCGGTCGATGTCTCCTCCTTCCTCCACGCCGTTGACCAATTGATCGCCGCTGTCCGCGATTGGGCGCCCCTGGCCGCACACAAGCGCGTCGCTGCTTGCCTCGCCCGCGCTGAGGATTTGCTGCAGCAGACGATGCTGCGGTTGGAGGACGAGTTCAGAGCGTTGATCgagagcggcggcggcggatcgACTGACTCTACCCGTCACCACCCCGATTACTCCGACGACGACGGATCGATCGAGGAGGATGAGGATACATCCATCCCCGTAGCGGAGCCGGTGGCGGATTACGACGACCTCTTAATCGACGCGCTCCCGCCGGGTACGGTGGGCGACCTGCACGAGATCGCGAAGCGGATGGCGGCGGCGGGGTACGAGAAGGAGTGCTGCGCCGCGTACGGCGCGTGCCGGAGGGAGTATCTGGAGCAGAGCCTCTCGCGGCTAGGGCTGCCGAAGCTGAGCATCGACGAGGTGCAGAGAATGCAGTGGAGTCAGCTGGAAGATGAAATTGAGAGATGGATCAAAGCAATCAACGTCACTCTTCGCGTCCTTCTCCCGAGCGAGCGCCGCCTCTGCGACCGCGTTTTCTCCGGCTTCCCGTCCGATGCGGACCTTTCCTTCACGGAGGTATGCAAGGGCTCGATTATCCAGCTTTTGAATTTCGCAGACGCGGTAGCGATCAGCAGCCGATCGCCTGAGCGGTTGTTCAAGGTGCTGGATGTTTACGAGGCAATTAGGGATTTAATGCCTGAATTTGAGCTGCTGTTTATCGATGAATTCTGCTTGCCTTTGAGGAATGAAGCGATTACTGTTTGGAAGAGATTAGGGGAAGTGATTAGGGGCATTTTTTTAGAGCTCGATAATCTGATCCGCCGTGATCCGGCCAAGTCAGCAGTCCCCGGCGGCGGATTGCATCCGATCACTCGCTACGTGATGAATTACCTCTGCGCCGCGTGCAGGTCACGGCTAACATTGGAGCAGGTGTTTGAGGAAAGTGGTGATGCTGATTACGGAAAGGGGGAGACTGTTTCGCCTTCGTCTCTATCAGCGCAGTTAGCGTGGATCATGGAGCTGTTGGACAGCAATTTGGAGGCGAAATCTAGGGTTTACAAAGATGCTGCATTGGGCTCTGTTTTCATGATGAACAACGGTCGATACATCGTGCAGAAGGTGAAGGACAACGAGCTGGGAGCGCTGCTGGGAGACGACTGGATCAGGAAAAACATGGCGAAAGTGAGGCAGTATCATGTCAAGTATCAACGGAGTTGTTGGGGGAAGCTCCTGAGCTATCTCAAGGTTGATCACAGCAACTCTGCATCGTCGAATGGGACCTCGTCCAAGGCTTTGAGAGAACAGCTGAAGCTGTTCAACGCATCCTTTGAGGAGATATGCAGGAATCAGTCGTCGTGGGTGATCTTTGACGAGCAGTTGAAGGAGGAGCTGAAGATATCTGTGTCGGGGCACTTGACTCCAGCATACCGCAACTTCATTGGGAGATTGCAGGGGTGTGCGGATCTGGGGAGGCACACTGATAGGTACATTAGGTATAGCTTGGAGGACGTTGAGGCGCGGATCAACGGCTTGTTCCAAGGGACTGCTGCTGGGGCTGGAAGGAAGTGA